GAGCATCCTGTTGAGTTTCCATAAATTAACAACAGAACCCTGTTAAAGACCTTTTTTATGAAAAATAAAAATGAGAAACTATCTGAAAAAAGCGGTTTGAAGGAGAAAAGTCACACCTTTTGGGCCACCATGATAATTCTTGTCTTGACGAAACTCTTCCCATCGTAGTCTATCAGTTTTTTAAATTGTTCCTTCTTGCTTTCCAGATATTCAATGCAGTCTTTTCCCTCACTGGATTCCATTGTTACAGGATATAGCCATTTCTCGAATGGAATTCTCTCGGGGCACGCCTCGAAGGAAATGATCTTCCAGCCCATCCCTTCAACCGATCGGGTCCAGAAACCACTGGTGCCCGCAGAGGCATGGGAGTGATCCCGCAATCTTTCAAGATTGTTGAATAGGTCCATATCGTCTCCTGCCGGAGAAGTCATGTCTACAAGCCCAAGATATCCTCCAGACTTGAGGACTCTGTTAGCCTCACTGAGAAACAGCATTTTGT
The genomic region above belongs to Thermoplasmataceae archaeon and contains:
- a CDS encoding class I SAM-dependent methyltransferase, with translation MDVIDFFGKNADKYAKSQSHAKGEDLGLLLSKLPLDANMSALDIAAGTGFTALEVARKVRFITAFDKTIEMLEEARNLFEREKVENVLFVTGDVGNLPFLDHSFDVITCRRAAHHFHNKMLFLSEANRVLKSGGYLGLVDMTSPAGDDMDLFNNLERLRDHSHASAGTSGFWTRSVEGMGWKIISFEACPERIPFEKWLYPVTMESSEGKDCIEYLESKKEQFKKLIDYDGKSFVKTRIIMVAQKV